From a single Cotesia glomerata isolate CgM1 linkage group LG6, MPM_Cglom_v2.3, whole genome shotgun sequence genomic region:
- the LOC123267020 gene encoding filament-like plant protein 2 isoform X2: MTDLLIGIANATPNGGVVFRNKNPVICRNSEMRHSRSEDILGVAGPGAPTRTPSPYFHEQSCASEDDLVASSALRDASSSSDLLQDAMYSYGRRSAASPPPTFGADRVDPEDSIRDIVTENDLYRFVLFKRHYDKYIALAEKYEESRGVVYYLEERYHEVKAEKDRLEEACQELEKRLENHESQMREKEEELFLHLERSLRLDDEIERLKAERASCIAARERLEREQTAALRQLQLEVTQNEATRRNLEQARQDIVRQATVIRAERDALERENIVLKEKLRVEQVELGEERRKREEGIAILTQEAVTLRHAARHLRAAALHATACKRRRRCSVCLYAKRTFSEVDDYRNDKKLFKCLQTPLQDLRTWFRPGQLSSSSSSHPTELRTSSRAISYIDSSSSSEDEEFGDTPLAEISLSSTNSGVPPASRAFSSDSGFSSEIGDRRSRRSYEVDGASRKISESSTSEPDALMGQRSGTTFTRSKWTSSFRKLLGRKSKAKMIKDHSTP, from the exons ATGACAGATCTATTGATTGGAATTGCAAATGCAACACCCAACGGGGGTGTTgtttttcgaaataaaaatccagTAATTTGTCGTAATTCAGAAATGCGACATTCAAGAAGCGAAGATATTTTAGGAGTTGCTGGGCCAGGTGCTCCAACTCGAACTCCAAGTCCTTATTTTCACGAGCAATCTTGTGCTTCAGAAGATGATTTAGTTGCATCTAGCGCGTTAAGAGATGCTTCTTCATCATCTGACCTGCTTCAAGATGCAATGTATTCTTATGGAAGAAGATCTGCTGCATCACCACCACCGACATTTGGTGCGGATCGAGTTGATCCTGAAGATTCTATCCGAGATATTGTTACAGAAAATGACTTGTACAG ATTTGTACTTTTCAAGAGACACTATGACAAATATATTGCGTTGGCTGAAAAATATGAAGAATCCCGAGGAGTTGTTTATTATCTTGAAGAACGCTACCACGAAGTTAAG GCTGAAAAAGATAGATTGGAAGAAGCATGTCAAGAATTAGAAAAACGATTGGAAAACCACGAGTCACAGATGcgagaaaaagaagaagaattgTTCTTACATTTGGAACGAAGTTTACGATTAGATGATGAGATTGAAAGACTCAAGGCTGAACGTGCTTCTTGTATTGCAGCGCGGGAACGCTTAGAACGTGAACAAACTGCTGCATTAAGGCAGTTACAGTTGGAAGTAACGCAGAACGAAGCAACGAGAAGAAACCTCGAACAAGCGAGGCAAGACATCGTCAGACAAGCAACAGTCATTCGGGCTGAACGCGATGCTTTAGAACGAGAG AATATcgtattaaaagaaaaattacgtGTAGAGCAAGTGGAATTGGGTGAAGAAAGACGTAAAAGAGAAGAAGGAATTGCTATACTAACTCAGGAAGCAGTGACACTTAGACACGCTGCTAGACATTTAAGGGCCGCTGCTTTGCATGCTACAGCTTGTAAACGAAGAAGAAGATGCTCCGTATGTCTTTATGCCAAGCGTACCTTTTCTGAAGTTGATGATTATCGTAATGa taaGAAATTGTTCAAGTGTCTTCAAACGCCTCTTCAAGACTTAAGAACATGGTTTCGTCCGGGTCAATTGtcatcgtcatcatcatcCCATCCTACTGAGCTGAGGACTAGTTCACGGGCTATCAGCTACATAGATTCATCCAGCAGCTCTGAGGATGAGGAGTTTGGTGACACACCTCTAGCTGAGATTTCACTGTCTTCCACCAACTCAGGTGTACCACCAGCTTCTCGGGCATTCTCCTCAGACTCTGG TTTTTCATCAGAAATTGGCGACCGCAGATCACGCAGATCATATGAAGTTGATGGTGCCAGTCGTAAAATCAGTGAATCATCTACCAGTGAACCTGATGCATTGATGGGTCAAAGGTCTGGTACTACTTTCACTCGCTCGAAATGGACTTCATCATTCCGTAAACTTCTTGGACGCAAATCCAAAGCTAAGATGATCAAGGACCACTCAACaccataa
- the LOC123267020 gene encoding filament-like plant protein 2 isoform X1 encodes MTDLLIGIANATPNGGVVFRNKNPVICRNSEMRHSRSEDILGVAGPGAPTRTPSPYFHEQSCASEDDLVASSALRDASSSSDLLQDAMYSYGRRSAASPPPTFGADRVDPEDSIRDIVTENDLYRFVLFKRHYDKYIALAEKYEESRGVVYYLEERYHEVKAEKDRLEEACQELEKRLENHESQMREKEEELFLHLERSLRLDDEIERLKAERASCIAARERLEREQTAALRQLQLEVTQNEATRRNLEQARQDIVRQATVIRAERDALERENIVLKEKLRVEQVELGEERRKREEGIAILTQEAVTLRHAARHLRAAALHATACKRRRRCSVCLYAKRTFSEVDDYRNDKKLFKCLQTPLQDLRTWFRPGQLSSSSSSHPTELRTSSRAISYIDSSSSSEDEEFGDTPLAEISLSSTNSGVPPASRAFSSDSGYVINAVTPPVKSLITPTSTPIEGDFSSCSFSSEIGDRRSRRSYEVDGASRKISESSTSEPDALMGQRSGTTFTRSKWTSSFRKLLGRKSKAKMIKDHSTP; translated from the exons ATGACAGATCTATTGATTGGAATTGCAAATGCAACACCCAACGGGGGTGTTgtttttcgaaataaaaatccagTAATTTGTCGTAATTCAGAAATGCGACATTCAAGAAGCGAAGATATTTTAGGAGTTGCTGGGCCAGGTGCTCCAACTCGAACTCCAAGTCCTTATTTTCACGAGCAATCTTGTGCTTCAGAAGATGATTTAGTTGCATCTAGCGCGTTAAGAGATGCTTCTTCATCATCTGACCTGCTTCAAGATGCAATGTATTCTTATGGAAGAAGATCTGCTGCATCACCACCACCGACATTTGGTGCGGATCGAGTTGATCCTGAAGATTCTATCCGAGATATTGTTACAGAAAATGACTTGTACAG ATTTGTACTTTTCAAGAGACACTATGACAAATATATTGCGTTGGCTGAAAAATATGAAGAATCCCGAGGAGTTGTTTATTATCTTGAAGAACGCTACCACGAAGTTAAG GCTGAAAAAGATAGATTGGAAGAAGCATGTCAAGAATTAGAAAAACGATTGGAAAACCACGAGTCACAGATGcgagaaaaagaagaagaattgTTCTTACATTTGGAACGAAGTTTACGATTAGATGATGAGATTGAAAGACTCAAGGCTGAACGTGCTTCTTGTATTGCAGCGCGGGAACGCTTAGAACGTGAACAAACTGCTGCATTAAGGCAGTTACAGTTGGAAGTAACGCAGAACGAAGCAACGAGAAGAAACCTCGAACAAGCGAGGCAAGACATCGTCAGACAAGCAACAGTCATTCGGGCTGAACGCGATGCTTTAGAACGAGAG AATATcgtattaaaagaaaaattacgtGTAGAGCAAGTGGAATTGGGTGAAGAAAGACGTAAAAGAGAAGAAGGAATTGCTATACTAACTCAGGAAGCAGTGACACTTAGACACGCTGCTAGACATTTAAGGGCCGCTGCTTTGCATGCTACAGCTTGTAAACGAAGAAGAAGATGCTCCGTATGTCTTTATGCCAAGCGTACCTTTTCTGAAGTTGATGATTATCGTAATGa taaGAAATTGTTCAAGTGTCTTCAAACGCCTCTTCAAGACTTAAGAACATGGTTTCGTCCGGGTCAATTGtcatcgtcatcatcatcCCATCCTACTGAGCTGAGGACTAGTTCACGGGCTATCAGCTACATAGATTCATCCAGCAGCTCTGAGGATGAGGAGTTTGGTGACACACCTCTAGCTGAGATTTCACTGTCTTCCACCAACTCAGGTGTACCACCAGCTTCTCGGGCATTCTCCTCAGACTCTGGGTATGTTATCAATGCAGTGACCCCACCTGTAAAATCATTAATCACCCCGACGAGCACGCCAATAGAAGGTGATTTTTCTTCGTGCAGTTTTTCATCAGAAATTGGCGACCGCAGATCACGCAGATCATATGAAGTTGATGGTGCCAGTCGTAAAATCAGTGAATCATCTACCAGTGAACCTGATGCATTGATGGGTCAAAGGTCTGGTACTACTTTCACTCGCTCGAAATGGACTTCATCATTCCGTAAACTTCTTGGACGCAAATCCAAAGCTAAGATGATCAAGGACCACTCAACaccataa